The following proteins come from a genomic window of Metarhizium brunneum chromosome 2, complete sequence:
- the CTB7 gene encoding Monooxygenase CTB7, producing MPPPKVLIVGAGIAGPALAFWLARIGCETTVVERAAALRDTGQQVDLRGQGIVLMRRMGIEAAVRAVLCDEPGTQIVDRSGRPRAYFPANKSGKGSQSATSEYEFMRGDLVRILHDATRGLGGVTYRFGLHVECLAQREGSRGVRVVLSDQTSETYDLVVGADGVGSPTRKLMLGPLFPDPRHDLGAHAALFTIPALPDDPRAWTACHLPGRRLVMTRKDRPETLRVSLVVHGDCAELDAADRSGSLQDRKTAWARRFEPFRDYPPMPRFLDGLLHAPEADDLYTQHMSQIRLPEGCWSRGSVVLLGDAAYCPTPMGGGLGTTAALVGAYVLAGEVAGRWRDAEREGARADFGDAAREYERLMRPFVARAQHVPSLGWLMLPETEWGIWIVQTLAWVFSVVRIERLFGWFSPEESEELTFPEYPALKGGDGR from the coding sequence ATGCCTCCTCCCAAggtcctcatcgtcggcgcGGGCATCGCCGGCCCAGCGCTCGCGTTCTGGCTCGCGCGCATCGGATGCGAGACGACCGTCGTCGAGCGCGCGGCGGCCCTCCGCGACACCGGCCAGCAAGTCGACCTGCGCGGCCAGGGCATCGTGCTCATGAGAAGGATGGGCATCGAGGCGGCCGTGCGCGCGGTGCTGTGCGACGAGCCCGGCACGCAGATTGTCGACCGGAGCGGCCGGCCGAGGGCGTACTTCCCGGCAAACaagagcggcaagggcagcCAGAGCGCGACGAGCGAGTACGAGTTTATGCGCGGCGACCTGGTGCGCATCCTGCACGACGCGACCAGgggcctcggcggcgtcacGTACCGCTTCGGCCTGCACGTCGAGTGCCTGGCGCAGCGCGAGGGCTCGCGCGGCGTGCGCGTCGTCCTCTCGGACCAGACGAGCGAGACGTACGACCTCGTCGTGGGCGCGGACGGCGTCGGCTCGCCCACGCGCAAGCTCATGCTGGGCCCTCTGTTCCCCGATCCGCGCCACGACCTGGGCGCCCACGCGGCCCTGTTCACGATTCCCGCGCTGCCGGACGACCCCCGGGCCTGGACGGCGTGTCACCTCCCTGGCCGGAGGCTGGTCATGACCCGCAAGGACCGCCCCGAGACCCTGAGGGTGTCTCTGGTCGTGCACGGCGACTGCGCGGAGCTCGACGCCGCGGATCGGTCGGGCAGCCTGCAGGACCGGAAGACGGCGTGGGCGCGGAGGTTCGAGCCGTTTCGCGACTACCCCCCCATGCCGCGGTTTCTCGACGGCCTGCTACACGCCCCCGAGGCGGACGACCTGTACACGCAGCACATGAGCCAGATCAGGCTGCCCGAGGGGTGCTGGTCGCGCGGCAGCGTCGTGCTGCTGGGGGACGCGGCGTACTGCCCGACACCCATGGGCGGCGGGCTCGGCACGACGGCGGCCCTGGTCGGCGCCTACGTCCTCGCCGGGGAGGTTGCCGGCCGGTGGCGCGACGCCGAGAGGGAGGGGGCGCGGGCTGACTTTGGCGACGCGGCGCGCGAGTACGAGCGCTTGATGAGGCCGTTTGTTGCGAGGGCGCAGCACGTGCCCTCGCTGGGTTGGCTGATGCTGCCGGAGACGGAGTGGGGGATATGGATTGTTCAGACGCTGGCGTGGGTGTTTTCCGTGGTGCGTATCGAGAGGCTGTTTGGCTGGTTCAGCCCTGAGGAGAGCGAGGAGCTTACGTTTCCAGAGTATCCTGCGCTGAAGGGCGGGGATGGAAGATAG
- the wA gene encoding Conidial yellow pigment biosynthesis polyketide synthase — MAPRFQVIVFGDLSVPYHAELQRLLSDKDSCTLVSLFSDAHRALRSEIARLPPSQRSCFPHVSNLAELLIARQSSQVPNCALDSALVCLCHIASFIAYTNEPGRCYPQSSSSCLLGSCIGLLAAVAVSCAENVLDLVEAAPHFVSLAFRLGHMVQNRTTSVVSGTDVHSSCSSVVSGVDEETMPPRIEAYCVSRGLAALSRVYISAVGSGSVTISGPPAHLKEFLLHNPAFKAGKIGVAGLFHSCCLYTRADVDALVSGVGVHTRSRAVRLHVVSNSEEAGEGSCEATCEELLQRAVAEVLLRRLRWDLVIQRAVGTLESSKLSEADIIPFASSSVESLATALRASEAVESLDVLSTLPLSRSEGSSVSGPKSNRSKIAIIGFSGRYPEADSNEAFWELLAAGLDVHKEIPKDRFDPWLYYDSTGKKKNTSGVTMGCFVRNPDLFDSRFFGMSPREADQADPAQRLALMTAYEAMEMAGFVPDSTPSTQRSRIGVFYGTASDDYRETNAAQNIDTYYVPGGSRAFLPARINYHFRFSGPSFDVDTACSSGLAATHIACNSLWAGDCDVAIAGGTNILTNPDNWAGLDRAHFLSRTGNCKTFDDGADGYCRAESVATVLLKRLDDALLDGDPIYGTILGAYTNHSAEAVSITRPHSGAQRAIFSRILTSANVESSRVSYVEMHGTGTQHGDACEMDSVLNVFAPEGSRRDETLYLGSVKANIGHGESASGISSLIKVLLMMQKSSIPRHVGIKTKINRNFPLDLARRNVHIAMKDTPWPRPDPRDAPSGRIAFVNNFGAAGGNSSVLVQDAPATSAAADDDPRPLHIVAVSAKTQTAFKNNLAALEKYLDAHPDVPLGSLSFTTTARRVHYGYRAAVTGSSIRDIREALASAANADKCLSTAGSTTPVGFCFTGQGAQYLSMARELLAHPQFLSLVTGLEDVVRLQGFGSILDVLQGMADDPMEQLSPVKVQLAMSCLQMALGKFWMALGASPDVLVGHSLGEYAAMNVAGVLSDADAVHLVGTRAALLSKYCSVGTHAMLAVKASADRVASLLGRPGLEIACVNGPEETVVAGPRDQIDSLAAVLNTQSVKTTLLKVQFAFHSAQVEPMLESFRQSCGSVRFKDPAVPLLSPLLGKVVRSAADLASPADYLTRHCRETVNFRGCLLSAAEAGVVSDKTVWVEVGPHPVCGNMIKSTLGASSRTFPSLRRGEADWKVFTSTLTSLYNSGLAINWGEYHSGLTHNKQVLCLPFYKWELKSHWIPYVHDWCLTKGDAPPPPQPLASPAPVARQKPLTTSVQDIIHEQYSGDEAQITARSDIQHPDFREVLLAHKVNGQPVCSSAVYADMAMTLFTRLLEQSAVGFDKSDIGVEVSDMSADKALVLNDDPSHLLEMKAAVKWSTRRATFTMSSISSAGAETAHHARCTGFFVDKSQWRADFKRRDFLVRARIDDLRRSVHDDSGSVHLIKTGMFYKLFSALVDYRPSFKGCRELVMRSAELESSARVKFNTPPGTADKWMTPPYWLDSLGQITGFTMNANDEVDSKNQVFINHGWENMKLLEPLSQDVTYTTYLKMRPKDKGSYIGDVYIFNEGARDIVAVYEGVTFSAVQRSILDKVLPKPKPATAKPVPSQPVFGSQAPAADDEPSTEPPALLPPHKYGVPADKLKAIIAEEVGAPVSDAQDGAELAGLGVDSLLALTISDRMLEELGVKVDSTAFITCKTVGEVIQLIAGSSTPSSDSEPSTPPVTPPPPREPEFENAHLSRGVEAALSALSMDPDEYTPIASMNDKAKPTPAPAFGVVSPLTVLPPPSHVPPASSVLLQGNPATCSRKVWLFPDGSGSATSYLPLPDVDADRVAVYGLSSPYVRRGDCKPCRFEELTAAYVAEVRRRQPAGPYIVGGWSAGGICAYDAAQRLAAEGDAVDGLILLDSPRPVRLKKLPPRLYAELDRLDVFGSGGRRPPAWLAAHFVLFADILDTYRPRGWAAARPLPTWALWARNGVDEGGLIDIWPGDPDNLLWLLHRRAVVDANGWDELVGGENVVMDVVEGAHHFNMLKEQGARQVTDFLRRAVTCMAGGVL; from the exons ATGGCACCCAGGTTTCAAGTCATAGTCTTTGGCGACTTGTCTGTCCCGTATCATGCCGAGTTGCAAAGACTTCTTTCCGACAAGGACAGCTGTACTCTTGTCTCTCTATTTTCAGACGCGCATCGGGCGCTCAGATCGGAAATCGCTCGACTGCCGCCCAGCCAGAGGAGCTGCTTCCCCCATGTTTCCAACCTCGCCGAGCTCTTGATAGCTCGGCAGTCATCACAGGTGCCCAACTGCGCGTTGGACAGCGCACTGGTGTGCCTTTGCCACATTGCTTCGTTTATAGC ATATACGAATGAGCCTGGGAGATGCTATCCCCAGTCATCATCCTCGTGCCTGCTCGGCAGTTGCATTGGCCTTTTGGCCGCCGTGGCAGTGAGCTGTGCCGAGAATGtgctcgacctcgtcgaggccgcGCCGCACTTTGTGTCACTGGCCTTTCGGCTCGGCCACATGGTGCAGAACAGAACCACGTCCGTCGTGTCCGGGACCGACGTACACTCTTCATGCTCGTCGGTGGTGTCGggcgttgatgaagaaaCCATGCCCCCCCGTATTGAGGCGTACTGCGTGTCGAGGGGGCTGGCTGCTCTGAGCCGTGTATACATCAGTGCCGTGGGCAGCGGCTCCGTCACCATCTCAGGGCCGCCTGCACACTTGAAGGAGTTTCTGTTGCACAACCCAGCTTTCAAGGCTGGCAAGATTGGCGTAGCCGGACTATTCCACTCTTGTTGCCTGTATACGAGGGCTGATGTAGACGCGCTCGTCTCGGGCGTCGGTGTGCATACAAGGAGCAGGGCCGTCCGCCTGCATGTCGTGTCCAATTCTGAAGAGGCGGGTGAGGGCTCGTGTGAAGCAACTTGTGAAGAGCTGCTGCAACGCGCCGTCGCTGAAGTCCTGCTTCGTCGACTGAGATGGGACCTTGTGATTCAGAGAGCCGTCGGCACACTCGAGAGCTCCAAGCTTTCCGAGGCTGACATAATTCCATTCGCCTCGAGCAGTGTTGAGAGCCTGGCTACTGCTCTTCGCGCATCTGAGGCTGTAGAATCTTTGGACGTGTTGAGCACTCTTCCTTTGTCAAGGAGTGAAGGCAGCTCTGTATCCGGGCCAAAGTCCAACAGGTCCAAAATCGCCATTATCGGGTTTTCTGGGCGATATCCCGAGGCTGATAGCAACGAAGCCTTTTGGGAGCTTCTCGCTGCCGGGCTAGATGTCCACAAAGAGATTCCCAAAGATCGCTTCGACCCGTGGCTCTACTACGATTCCACggggaaaaagaagaatacCAGCGGCGTCACCATGGGGTGCTTTGTCCGCAACCCCGACCTTTTTGACTCTCGGTTCTTCGGCATGTCCCCCAGGGAGGCTGATCAAGCCGATCCCGCGCAGAGACTGGCGCTGATGACGGCGTACGAGGCCATGGAAATGGCTGGCTTCGTACCCGATTCCACGCCGTCCACGCAGCGCAGTCGCATCGGCGTCTTTTACGGGACGGCCAGCGACGACTACCGAGAGACAAACGCCGCCCAGAACATTGACACATACTACGTCCCCGGAGGCAGCCGCGCCTTTCTGCCGGCGCGAATAAACTACCACTTCCGGTTCAGCGGGCCGTCCTTTGACGTGGACACGGCTTGCTCGTCCGGCCTTGCGGCTACCCATATTGCGTGCAACTCCCTCTGGGCCGGGGACTGCGAcgttgccattgccggcgGCACGAATATCTTGACCAACCCCGACAACTGGGCTGGTCTCGACCGCGCCCACTTTCTATCACGCACCGGCAACTGCAAGACgtttgacgacggcgccgacgggTACTGCCGGGCAGAGAGCGTGGCGACGGTTCTGCTAAAGAGGCTTGACGATGcgctcctcgacggcgaccCCATCTACGGCACGATCCTCGGGGCCTACACAAACCACTCGGCCGAGGCCGTGTCCATCACCAGACCACACTCGGGCGCGCAAAGAGCCATCTTTAGTCGGATCTTGACATCTGCCAATGTCGAGAGCTCCCGCGTCAGCTACGTGGAGATGCATGGGACCGGCACGCAGCACGGCGACGCGTGTGAGATGGACTCTGTCCTCAACGTCTTTGCGCCCGAGGGCTCTCGCCGCGATGAAACCCTGTACCTTGGCTCAGTCAAGGCAAATATTGGCCACGGAGAATCTGCCTCTGGAATCTCGTCGCTGATAAAGGTGTTGCTCATGATGCAAAAGAGCTCAATCCCTCGGCACGTGGGCATCAAGACCAAAATCAACCGCAACTTCCCTCTGGACCTTGCGCGGAGAAACGTCCACATTGCGATGAAGGAtacgccgtggccgaggccggATCCCAGAGACGCGCCGTCGGGCAGAATAGCATTTGTGAATAATttcggcgccgccggcgggaATTCTTCTGTCCTCGTGCAAGACGCCCCggcgacgtcggcggcggcggacgacGACCCCCGGCCGCTTCACATTGTCGCCGTGTCGGCCAAGACGCAGACGGCGTTTAAGAATAACCTTGCTGCGCTGGAAAAATATCTCGATGCCCATCCGGATGTTCCCCTTGGCTCGCTTTCGTTTACCACCACCGCCCGGCGCGTCCACTACGGCTaccgcgccgccgtcacggGCTCCAGCATCCGCGACATCCGGGAGGCTCTTGCGAGCGCGGCCAACGCGGACAAATGCCTTTCCACGGCGGGGAGTACGACCCCCGTGGGGTTTTGCTTCACCGGCCAAGGTGCCCAGTACCTCTCTATGGCCAGGGAGCTCCTCGCGCACCCGCAGTTCCTGTCCCTGGTGACGGGGCTGGAGGACGTTGTTCGGCTGCAGGGCTTTGGGTCCATACTCGACGTGCTCCAGGGCATGGCGGACGACCCGATGGAGCAGCTCTCCCCCGTCAAGGTGCAGTTGGCCATGAGCTGCTTGCAGATGGCCCTCGGCAAGTTTTGGATGGCCCTCGGCGCGTCTCCCGACGTACTTGTCGGGCACAGCCTCGGCGAGTACGCCGCCATGAACGTGGCCGGGGTGCTCTCCGACGCGGATGCCGTACACCTCGTTGGCACCAGGGCGGCTCTTCTCAGCAAGTACTGCTCTGTGGGGACGCATGCCATGCTGGCTGTCAAGGCGTCTGCGGACAGGGTGGCTTCGCTGCTGGGCCGGCCCGGCCTGGAGATTGCCTGTGTCAACGGGCCGGAGGAGACGGTGGTGGCCGGGCCCAGGGACCAGATTGActcgttggcggcggtgctCAACACGCAGTCGGTCAAGACGACGCTGCTCAAAGTTCAGTTTGCCTTTCATTCTGCCCAGGTAGAGCCGATGCTGGAGAGCTTCCGACAGAGCTGCGGCTCGGTGAGATTCAAGGATCCCGCTGTTCCGTTGTTGTCGCCTCTTTTGGGCAAAGTAGTCAGAAGCGCGGCCGATTTGGCATCTCCAGCTGACTATCTGACGCGGCACTGCCGCGAGACGGTGAATTTCCGCGGCTGCCTGCTTTCTGCGGCAGAGGCGGGCGTCGTCTCGGACAAGACGGTCTGGGTCGAAGTCGGGCCTCACCCCGTCTGCGGCAACATGATCAAATCCACGTTGGGGGCGTCGTCGAGAACGTTTCCCTCGCTGCGGCGCGGCGAGGCGGACTGGAAGGTGTTCACGTCGACCTTGACGAGCCTGTACAACTCGGGTCTCGCCATCAACTGGGGCGAATACCACAGCGGCCTGACGCACAACAAACAGGTGCTGTGTCTGCCCTTTTACAAGTGGGAGTTGAAGAGCCACTGGATCCCCTATGTCCACGACTGGTGCTTGACAAAGGGCGatgcgccgcctccgccgcagccgctGGCATCGCCTGCCCCCGTTGCCCGGCAGAAGCCGTTGACGACGTCGGTGCAGGACATTATACACGAGCAATACTCGGGCGACGAGGCGCAGATCACGGCGCGGTCTGATATCCAGCACCCCGACTTCCGCGAGGTGCTCCTGGCGCACAAGGTCAACGGGCAGCCGGTGTGCTCCTCGGCTGTGTATGCCGACATGGCTATGACGCTCTTCACGCGGCTCCTCGAGCAGTCGGCCGTGGGCTTTGACAAGTCCGACATTGGCGTCGAAGTCTCCGACATGAGTGCCGACAAGGCCCTTGTGCTCAACGACGACCCGTCCCATCTCCTGGAGATGAAGGCGGCGGTCAAGTGGTCGACACGGCGGGCGACCTTTACCATGTCCAGCATCTCCAGCGCGGGGGCGGAAACGGCGCACCACGCAAGGTGCACCGGGTTCTTTGTGGACAAGAGCCAGTGGAGGGCGGACTTCAAACGGCGCGACTTTCTCGTCAGGGCGCGCATCGACGACCTCCGACGGTCGGTCCACGACGACTCGGGGTCGGTCCACCTGATCAAGACGGGCATGTTTTACAAGCTCTTCAGCGCTCTCGTCGACTACCGTCCCTCGTTCAAGGGCTGCCGCGAACTCGTCATGCGCTCGGCAGAACTCGAGTCGTCGGCCAGAGTCAAGTTCAACACGCCGCCCGGGACGGCCGACAAGTGGATGACGCCGCCGTACTGGCTCGATAGTCTGGGCCAGATCACGGGGTTCACCATGAATGCCAACGACGAGGTCGACTCGAAGAACCAGGTCTTCATCAACCACGGCTGGGAAAACATGAAGCTCCTGGAGCCGCTGTCCCAAGATGTCACGTACACGACCTATCTCAAGATGCggcccaaggacaagggctCCTACATTGGCGACGTGTACATCTTCAACGAGGGCGCGAGGGACATTGTCGCCGTGTACGAAGGCGTGACCTTTTCCGCGGTGCAGAGGAGCATCCTCGACAAGGTGctccccaagcccaagccggcgacggcaaagccGGTCCCTTCACAGCCCGTCTTCGGGAGCCAGGCCCCGGCGGCTGATGACGAGCCGTCGACGGAGCCGCCtgcgctgctgccgccgcacaAGTATGGCGTGCCGGCggacaagctcaaggccatcatTGCCGAGGAGGTCGGGGCCCCGGTCTCGGATGCGCAGGACGGCGCCGAGCTCGCGGGGCTGGGCGTCGACTCTCTGCTCGCGCTGACCATTTCGGACCGCAtgctcgaggagctcggcGTCAAGGTGGACTCGACGGCCTTTATCACCTGCAAGACGGTCGGCGAGGTGATTCAGCTGATTGCcggctcgtcgacgccgtcgtccGACTCGgagccctcgacgccgcccgtgacgccgccgccgccgagggagCCCGAGTTTGAAAACGCCCATCTGTCTCGGGGggtggaggcggcgctgTCCGCTCTGTCCATGGACCCGGACGAATACACCCCTATTGCAAGCATGaatgacaaggccaagccgacgccggcgccggcgt TCGGCGTCGTGTCTCCCCTGACGGTcctcccgccgccgtcccaCGTGCCGCCCGCGTCTTCGGTCCTCCTGCAGGGAAACCCGGCGACGTGCTCGCGCAAGGTGTGGCTGTTCCCGGACGGATCGGGCTCCGCGACGTCGTACCTGCCGCTGCCCGACGTGGATGCGGATCGGGTGGCCGTGTACGGCCTCAGCAGCCCCTACGTCCGGCGCGGCGACTGCAAGCCATGCCGGTTCGAGGAGCTGACGGCGGCGTACGTGGCCGAGgtgcgccggcggcagccCGCGGGGCCGTACATTGTGGGCGGCTGGTCGGCCGGCGGCATCTGCGCGTACGACGCCGCCCAGCGGCTcgcggccgagggcgacgccgtcgacgggctcATCCTGCTCGACAGCCCCCGGCCCGTGAGGCTCAAGAAGCTGCCGCCCCGGCTGTACGCCGAGCTGGACCGCCTCGACGTGTTTGGCTCCGGCGGCAGGAGGCCGCCCGCCTGGCTGGCCGCGCACTTTGTCTTGTTCGCCGACATTCTGGACACGTACAGGCCGCGCGGGTGGGCGGCCGCCAGGCCCCTGCCTACTTGGGCCCTGTGGGCGAGgaacggcgtcgacgagggcgGACTGATTGACATTTGGCCTGGTGATCCGGACAAtctgctgtggctgctgcaCAGGCGGGCCGTGGTGGATGCCAACGGCTGGGATGAGCTGGTTGGGGGGGAGAATGTGGTCATGGATGTGGTCGAGGGGGCGCACCATTTCAATATGTTGAAGGAGCAGGGCGCGCGGCAGGTGACGGACTTTCTTCGACGGGCTGTGACGTGTATGGCTGGGGGGGTCTTGTAG